A window of Zingiber officinale cultivar Zhangliang chromosome 5A, Zo_v1.1, whole genome shotgun sequence contains these coding sequences:
- the LOC121981523 gene encoding probable disease resistance protein At1g61300, whose amino-acid sequence MAFAIINLNVDVDSCLSGLWASLGLGRPKSGIKKLEKEMARLRGKRDDIKNQIDEAEREGRIPTNEVSQWLLEVETLEGKVAAIKQDFQSIGCFSCHCFNQTGGMLSQAQQAREQVSIRESLNCCSMNRRVAKKLGEANELMSRADALDPIATVGPPEPTVILPISHRPPVGIESYVKDIVGYIDGGDDSVIAIYGMGGVGKTTMLKSIHQHYLLKHSIFDRVIWLVASKDCQFKRLQMDISKSLGLKTMQENDDERTCGDKLFSYLKNKKCLLLLDDIWEHVNLQLLGMAHSATERRQQQQPRKVVVFTTRSETICAQMKAGKKIKVKCLDTNQAWQLFEENSYGDVLCSDGGINFIARELAKECAGLPLALITVAQAMSGKRSWEAWNDALHQIRDKHEWTTIGLPEDSVVMYKAFKLSYDSLENDSIRECLLCCALWPEDYGIHKYYELIPCWIGCGIIREFNVINEAFAKGRSHLEALMAASLLERSSEIGNFYSRHCVTMHDVIRDMALLMVSGLDLEGIKRKWIVKAGIGLSHLLRQEEWQEAERASFMSNQITSLQEYGASTFSKLSMLFLHANCGLTIPPAFFASMPHLEYLDLSNCRITQLPEDIDSLTELQYLNLSYNPIIRLPTKFGCLGKLEYLRLRKTKIETMLNGTISNLSMLKWLDIREIHPTPEWWWDELKCFKGHPQLSVAIDIDATTANIERLNILPNVSIWNLTIYGKDASSKLPSLDLSTLLWSYNVSDNLESLTIINVAVDKLMLTVDMGHESSFGCLKILYLFDLQLLEKISLNGVVLRELYIFGCPMLKDVSWVLQLSCLNHLEINNCPKMKELISQVGNSDSNSICSSSIQRLALNDMPNLNCIADQPLLFPYLEYISVLDCPKLKKLPFGVEILKNRLKRIDGEDNWWNNLDWDDQIIKNSLTPYFRFR is encoded by the exons ATGGCGTTCGCCATAATAAATCTCAACGTAGACGTTGACAGTTGCCTGAGCGGGCTGTGGGCATCGCTGGGACTGGGCAGGCCAAAATCCGGCATCAAGAAGTTGGAAAAGGAAATGGCAAGATTGAGAGGCAAAAGGGACGACATCAAGAACCAGATCGATGAGGCGGAGCGTGAGGGGAGAATTCCGACCAACGAAGTGAGCCAATGGCTACTCGAGGTGGAGACATTGGAAGGCAAAGTGGCTGCTATCAAGCAGGATTTCCAAAGTATTG GTTGCTTCAGTTGCCATTGCTTCAATCAAACTGGCGGCATGTTGAGTCAAGCACAGCAAGCAAGAGAACAGGTCTCTATCAGAGAGTCATTAAACTGCTGCTCCATGAATCGAAGAGTGGCGAAGAAGCTCGGCGAGGCTAATGAATTGATGAGCCGAGCTGATGCACTGGATCCGATTGCCACTGTTGGGCCTCCGGAACCCACCGTGATACTTCCCATCTCCCACCGTCCACCTGTTGGGATCGAGTCTTATGTGAAGGACATTGTGGGCTACATAGATGGTGGAGACGACAGTGTTATAGCCATCTACGGAATGGGTGGTGTCGGTAAGACCACCATGTTGAAGAGCATCCATCAACACTATCTTCTTAAGCATAGCATATTTGATCGTGTCATATGGCTTGTTGCCTCCAAAGACTGCCAATTCAAAAGGCTCCAGATGGATATTAGCAAGAGTCTAGGACTGAAGACAATGCAGGAGAATGACGACGAACGAACTTGTGGTGATAAACTGTTTAGCTACTTGAAGAACAAAAAGTGCTTGTTGTTACTTGATGACATTTGGGAACACGTGAATCTTCAACTGTTGGGGATGGCACACTCAGCTACTGAGCGACGCCAGCAGCAGCAGCCGCGCAAAGTTGTGGTGTTCACGACCCGTAGCGAGACAATATGTGCACAAATGAAAGCAGGAAAGAAGATTAAAGTCAAATGCCTGGATACAAATCAAGCATGGCAACTATTTGAGGAGAATAGCTACGGGGATGTTCTCTGCTCAGATGGTGGAATTAATTTCATTGCTCGTGAACTTGCTAAAGAATGTGCAGGTCTTCCGCTCGCTCTTATCACTGTTGCCCAGGCCATGTCAGGGAAAAGGTCCTGGGAAGCTTGGAACGACGCTCTCCATCAAATAAGGGATAAACACGAGTGGACAACCATTGGGCTTCCAGAAGATTCAGTGGTCATGTATAAAGCCTTCAAACTGAGCTATGACAGTTTAGAGAATGATTCCATAAGAGAATGCCTCTTGTGTTGTGCTTTGTGGCCTGAAGATTATGGGATCCACAAATACTATGAGTTGATACCGTGTTGGATTGGTTGCGGAATAATCCGTGAATTTAATGTGATCAATGAAGCTTTCGCCAAAGGACGTTCCCATTTGGAAGCTCTCATGGCTGCATCTTTGCTAGAGCGCTCTAGTGAAATAGGCAATTTTTACTCAAGGCACTGTGTAACGATGCACGACGTTATCCGAGACATGGCACTGCTGATGGTCTCTGGGTTGGACTTGGAGGGGATCAAAAGAAAATGGATTGTAAAAGCAGGAATCGGGTTGAGTCATTTGCTTAGACAGGAGGAATGGCAAGAAGCAGAGCGAGCATCATTCATGAGCAATCAGATTACATCTTTACAAGAATATGGAGCTTCGACTTTTTCAAAACTTTCTATGTTGTTTCTCCATGCTAACTGTGGCCTGACAATTCCTCCGGCTTTCTTCGCAAGCATGCCTCATTTAGAATACTTGGATCTCTCTAATTGTCGTATAACACAACTTCCGGAAGATATCGATAGCTTAACTGAGCTTCAATATTTAAACTTGTCCTACAATCCTATTATAAGACTGCCGACCAAATTTGGTTGCCTCGGCAAATTAGAGTACTTGCGTCTAAGGAAAACTAAAATTGAAACTATGCTAAATGGGACGATATCCAATTTATCAATGCTCAAGTGGCTGGACATAAGAGAGATTCATCCTACACCTGAGTGGTGGTGGGATGAGCTGAAATGTTTCAAAGGACACCCCCAATTAAGTGTGGCAATTGACATCGATGCGACAACAGCTAACATCGAGCGACTCAACATATTACCAAATGTCTCCATATGGAACCTCACCATATATGGAAAGGATGCTTcttcaaagcttccaagcctagaTCTCAGCACTCTTCTATGGAGCTACAACGTCAGTGACAACCTTGAGTCTCTAACTATTATAAATGTCGCAGTAGACAAACTGATGTTGACTGTCGATATGGGTCACGAATCAAGTTTCGGATGTTTAAAGATTCTCTATTTGTTTGACCTACAACTATTGGAAAAGATTTCATTGAATGGAGTTGTGCTCCGCGAACTATATATTTTTGGATGCCCCATGTTGAAGGATGTTTCTTGGGTTCTCCAATTGTCATGCCTTAATCATCTAGAGATAAATAATTGTCCAAAAATGAAGGAACTAATAAGTCAGGTAGGGAACTCCGACTCCAACTCCATCTGTAGCTCTAGCATCCAGCGGTTGGCTTTGAATGACATGCCGAACCTCAATTGCATCGCAGACCAACCACTTCTTTTTCCTTACTTAGAATATATAAGTGTGCTGGATTGTCCAAAGCTCAAAAAATTGCCATTTG